In one window of Flavobacterium ginsengisoli DNA:
- a CDS encoding MFS transporter has translation MQEKKEPFYTDRIVYPDDSFFNGLNVTTYDNSRLLGHFAPSTTAFSYAVYIPIFAMLAFLPLGLKLGKQIKVRTMILSVSFLSLLFNTASLFAPTIAWFVLCRSLLAIVSIIGIFASMVPILLKYNPALNMALMYGIFQFIQKGSQHLYQYLGANFVSFHNWTFGVYFLNLNFLICIILAWYFYKADVAPLKTKFQFDWRGWIIMILFFAIILFLCAEGQTRNWLSDPKITLAFAFLFITVGIYLLHVRFTTEPLINPDVYKFKNVIVGALMMFYIGIMNGTGSVVTGYMTNVLGFDSVLGAVTHLSLLIGLCISIPLSTYLLYKRIYLATIWIIGFACYGIYHITLYFRFYPGIDASDFYLPLIFKGVGMGFIFPVSLLYISEGVPPQLSTSRMMTGIIAQAIFASLLGGAVLGTFISKMNVQHKTGLSQQLSAINKQAESQLENSKKKFLFLGLSDAEAQKKAEKSLSNQTSQASILLAYKDIYLVMSAICFLPIFIILIFKLWRRPIGRVEVEPIPI, from the coding sequence TTGCAGGAAAAAAAGGAGCCTTTTTACACTGACAGGATTGTATATCCTGACGATTCCTTTTTTAACGGATTGAATGTAACGACTTATGATAATTCGCGACTATTAGGACATTTTGCACCTTCTACTACTGCTTTTAGTTACGCCGTTTATATTCCCATTTTTGCCATGCTAGCTTTTTTGCCTTTAGGATTAAAATTAGGAAAACAAATTAAAGTGCGTACCATGATTTTATCGGTTTCATTTTTATCACTTTTATTTAATACTGCTTCATTGTTTGCGCCAACTATTGCGTGGTTTGTTTTATGTCGTTCTCTTTTAGCAATTGTTTCCATAATCGGAATATTTGCTTCTATGGTGCCTATTTTATTAAAATACAATCCAGCGTTAAATATGGCTTTGATGTATGGCATTTTTCAGTTTATACAAAAAGGGAGTCAGCATTTGTATCAATATTTAGGAGCAAATTTTGTAAGTTTTCATAACTGGACATTTGGAGTTTATTTCTTAAATCTCAATTTTTTAATCTGTATTATTCTGGCTTGGTATTTTTACAAAGCTGATGTTGCACCTCTTAAAACCAAATTTCAATTTGATTGGAGAGGTTGGATTATTATGATTTTATTCTTTGCGATTATTCTTTTTTTGTGTGCTGAAGGACAAACGAGAAATTGGCTTAGCGACCCTAAAATAACTCTCGCTTTTGCATTTTTATTTATTACTGTGGGCATTTATCTGCTTCACGTTCGATTTACGACAGAACCTTTAATTAATCCTGATGTTTACAAATTTAAAAATGTAATTGTAGGTGCTTTAATGATGTTTTATATCGGGATAATGAACGGAACAGGAAGCGTAGTTACAGGTTATATGACCAATGTTTTAGGATTTGATTCTGTTCTTGGGGCAGTAACACATCTTTCATTGCTGATCGGATTATGCATTTCGATTCCGCTTTCGACTTATCTTTTATACAAACGAATTTATTTGGCCACAATTTGGATAATTGGTTTTGCTTGTTATGGAATTTATCATATTACGCTCTACTTTAGGTTCTATCCAGGAATCGATGCCTCTGATTTTTATTTGCCCTTAATTTTTAAAGGAGTAGGAATGGGATTTATTTTTCCTGTTTCGTTACTCTATATTTCAGAAGGAGTTCCACCGCAGCTAAGCACTTCACGGATGATGACAGGAATTATAGCTCAAGCCATTTTTGCTTCTTTATTGGGCGGTGCTGTTTTGGGAACCTTTATTTCAAAAATGAATGTACAGCATAAAACGGGCTTAAGTCAACAGTTAAGCGCAATAAACAAGCAAGCAGAAAGCCAGCTAGAAAATTCAAAAAAGAAATTTTTATTCCTGGGATTATCTGATGCTGAGGCGCAGAAAAAAGCAGAAAAAAGTCTTTCTAACCAAACTTCGCAAGCTTCTATTTTGTTGGCTTACAAAGATATTTATCTCGTCATGTCGGCAATTTGTTTTCTGCCCATTTTTATTATTCTGATTTTCAAACTTTGGCGCAGACCAATAGGAAGAGTAGAAGTAGAACCAATACCGATTTGA
- a CDS encoding ion channel, which produces MIAKKDRFLYRFWTQEKGLSGMLILLCIMHFIAIPFFGSKSHFMVAVNIFWMLFLFAGIVALSKHRKQAISISIIPILFLIIQWINYLNHNVFILFADLIFSVAIMLLLISLVLVKVLEPGPVTNYRIIGSIVVYMLLVHFWSVLYLFLYNHIEGSFQIAESKFASNSDQANFMYFSYISMTSTGFGEIVPLHPLARSLVQIEVLTGVLYPVILIGRLVSDANFSINKTGSKEESRGKNQD; this is translated from the coding sequence ATGATAGCAAAGAAAGATCGTTTTTTATACCGCTTTTGGACTCAAGAAAAGGGACTTAGTGGCATGCTGATACTTTTGTGTATCATGCATTTTATTGCTATTCCGTTTTTTGGGAGTAAATCCCATTTTATGGTGGCTGTCAATATATTTTGGATGCTGTTTCTTTTTGCGGGAATTGTGGCATTATCAAAACATAGAAAGCAAGCCATAAGTATTTCAATAATCCCTATTCTGTTTCTTATTATACAATGGATTAATTACTTAAATCATAATGTCTTTATTTTATTTGCCGATCTTATTTTTTCGGTTGCAATTATGCTTCTCTTAATCTCTTTGGTTTTAGTAAAAGTTTTAGAGCCAGGTCCTGTAACCAATTATCGCATCATAGGATCTATTGTAGTCTATATGCTTTTAGTTCACTTTTGGTCGGTGCTTTATTTATTTCTTTATAACCATATCGAAGGTTCTTTTCAGATTGCAGAGTCAAAATTTGCAAGCAATAGCGACCAAGCTAATTTTATGTATTTCAGCTACATCAGTATGACTTCAACAGGTTTTGGAGAAATAGTTCCTCTTCATCCGTTGGCACGCTCTTTAGTTCAAATAGAAGTTCTTACAGGCGTTTTATATCCTGTTATCTTAATTGGAAGACTGGTTTCTGATGCTAATTTCTCTATTAATAAGACTGGAAGTAAAGAAGAATCAAGAGGCAAGAACCAAGATTAG
- a CDS encoding AI-2E family transporter, whose translation MPILWAVILSVVFYPLFNSLQKILKGRKALASVVITILIIAIMILPLIYFLKAATGNFLELKDSFDAGTLKITPPGASIKEWPIIGKPLYEFLLSMSTDLEQGVIKYQDQIKELTSKIMASILSSGAAFLQFILSIIIAGILLVSPGGKAFFMKFLKKIAGNEAEEIMTISVSTIYQVVKGILGVAVIQTIIQAIGLFCADIPYAGILTLICLIFSILQIGPIIINIGVIIYLFSTGDSGYAIFWTVFFIISGLSDNVLKPLLLGKGALVPMLVIFLGVIGGFIMSGFIGLFVGPIVFSIGYKLFVAWLDDNIEPVEEPAEDIEIV comes from the coding sequence ATGCCAATTCTCTGGGCTGTAATTCTGTCGGTGGTATTTTATCCTTTGTTTAATTCGTTGCAGAAAATTCTGAAAGGCCGTAAAGCATTGGCTTCAGTTGTCATTACTATTTTGATTATCGCTATAATGATATTGCCTTTAATTTATTTCCTAAAAGCGGCAACGGGAAATTTCTTAGAATTGAAAGATAGTTTTGATGCAGGAACGCTAAAAATTACGCCACCCGGAGCTTCTATAAAAGAATGGCCAATAATAGGAAAACCGCTTTACGAATTTTTACTTTCGATGTCGACAGATTTGGAACAGGGAGTTATTAAATACCAAGACCAGATAAAAGAATTAACTTCTAAAATTATGGCTAGCATTTTGAGTTCTGGAGCTGCTTTTCTTCAGTTTATTCTATCTATTATTATTGCAGGTATTTTACTAGTATCGCCAGGTGGAAAAGCTTTTTTTATGAAATTCCTTAAAAAAATTGCTGGAAATGAGGCTGAAGAGATTATGACAATTTCGGTTTCTACAATTTATCAAGTTGTGAAAGGAATTTTGGGAGTTGCGGTTATTCAAACTATTATTCAGGCTATTGGATTGTTTTGTGCTGATATTCCGTATGCAGGAATTTTGACTTTGATTTGTCTTATATTTTCTATTTTACAGATTGGACCAATTATTATTAATATCGGAGTTATCATTTATCTTTTCTCAACAGGAGATTCTGGTTATGCCATTTTTTGGACGGTATTTTTCATCATCAGCGGATTATCAGATAATGTCTTAAAACCGCTCTTATTAGGAAAAGGCGCGCTTGTGCCAATGCTTGTTATTTTTCTTGGTGTAATTGGTGGTTTTATCATGTCGGGTTTTATTGGGTTGTTTGTAGGACCAATTGTATTTTCAATAGGTTACAAACTTTTTGTTGCTTGGTTAGACGACAATATAGAGCCTGTTGAAGAACCAGCAGAAGATATTGAGATTGTCTAG
- a CDS encoding DUF763 domain-containing protein produces MKRSGTADLPLHYGHVPMWLAERMSKLGFAIVETIAMEFSTAEVISKLSNPFWFQSFGAVMGMDWHSSGITTSVLGALKKSVNPHSKELGIYICGGKGKYSMATPQELLFVGEKTGLDGVNLASCDRLTAKVDNTAIQDGFQLYQHNFIVDNKGQWAVIQQGMNPDSRTARRYHWHSQDLKSFINKPHTFIYGENQGSILNLTADVCYKISRRNFRVGKRIASKNHKRNASIFLCLRITM; encoded by the coding sequence ATGAAACGTTCAGGCACGGCAGATCTTCCCTTACATTATGGACATGTTCCAATGTGGCTTGCTGAGCGAATGTCTAAACTTGGTTTTGCAATTGTCGAAACCATTGCGATGGAATTTTCTACTGCCGAAGTTATCAGTAAATTGAGCAATCCGTTTTGGTTTCAGAGTTTTGGCGCTGTTATGGGAATGGATTGGCATTCGTCTGGAATTACAACTTCGGTACTTGGAGCTTTAAAAAAATCAGTTAATCCGCACTCAAAAGAGCTCGGAATTTATATCTGCGGAGGCAAAGGAAAGTATTCTATGGCAACGCCGCAGGAACTTTTATTTGTTGGCGAAAAAACAGGTCTTGACGGAGTTAATCTTGCGAGTTGCGACCGACTTACCGCCAAAGTAGATAACACTGCCATTCAAGACGGATTTCAATTGTATCAGCATAATTTTATTGTCGATAATAAAGGGCAATGGGCTGTTATTCAGCAAGGAATGAATCCAGATTCTAGAACTGCGAGAAGATACCATTGGCATTCTCAAGATTTGAAATCCTTTATAAACAAACCTCATACTTTTATTTATGGCGAAAATCAAGGTTCTATATTGAACCTTACTGCCGACGTCTGCTACAAAATCTCGAGAAGGAATTTTAGAGTTGGTAAAAGAATCGCCAGTAAAAATCATAAAAGAAATGCAAGCATCTTTCTATGCCTGCGCATCACGATGTGA
- a CDS encoding DUF763 domain-containing protein: MPAHHDVRIEDVNMKRLGAMLWTTHENKPEDFEELLLLKGMGPRALQSLALVSEIIYGTPTRFEDPARFSFAHGGKDGHPFPVPVKIYDETIDTLQRAINRAKIGNSDKLSAIQKLSEISRKAEESFTPNSNFDALVQREREESHKYGGKTVFGDAKPPKKKPINPNNQLELF; this comes from the coding sequence ATGCCTGCGCATCACGATGTGAGAATAGAAGATGTGAATATGAAAAGATTGGGCGCAATGCTTTGGACAACTCACGAAAATAAACCAGAAGATTTTGAAGAATTACTGCTTTTAAAAGGAATGGGACCAAGAGCTTTGCAGTCATTAGCATTAGTGAGCGAAATTATTTATGGAACTCCAACACGATTTGAAGATCCTGCTCGTTTTTCTTTTGCTCATGGTGGAAAAGACGGACATCCGTTTCCTGTTCCTGTAAAAATTTACGATGAAACCATAGATACGCTTCAAAGAGCTATTAATCGAGCCAAAATTGGCAATAGTGACAAATTAAGCGCTATTCAGAAACTATCTGAAATTTCGCGGAAAGCAGAAGAAAGCTTTACTCCAAATTCAAATTTTGATGCTCTTGTTCAGAGAGAACGAGAAGAATCGCATAAATACGGAGGAAAAACCGTTTTTGGAGATGCAAAACCACCAAAAAAGAAACCTATAAACCCAAACAATCAGTTGGAATTATTCTAA
- a CDS encoding MFS transporter, with the protein MSQNEKSIYTLQFILLCLSSLLFSSSFNMMIPELPNYLSSLGGAEYKGLIISLFTLTAAISRPFSGKLTDKWGRVPVMAIGSSVCVVCGFLYPILSSVSGFLLLRLVHGFSTGFKPTSTSAYVADIIPQHRWGEALGMHGLCFSIGGALGPALGSLIVNLYGINVMFYCSSFLAFFSIIIVMNMKETLATKEKLNRSMFIIGRKDIVDKNVFPAGIITFLSYTAFGLILTLIPDWSEHVGATNKGIFFTAFTVASVLVRFGAGKVSDRHGRPKVILAGLIITAFALFVISEGRDIQMLLVGATIYGIGTGILSPAVSAWTIDLSNPDHRGKAVATMYISMELGIGCGALLGGSYYSDQIMRIPQIMKFDILILVLGIVYLLYWAKIARKKHKSLS; encoded by the coding sequence ATGTCACAAAACGAAAAATCAATCTACACCCTACAATTCATTTTACTTTGTTTGAGTTCTTTATTATTTTCATCAAGTTTTAATATGATGATTCCTGAACTTCCAAACTACTTAAGCAGTTTGGGAGGAGCAGAATACAAAGGACTTATTATCTCCTTATTTACTTTAACGGCTGCAATTTCACGTCCTTTTAGCGGTAAACTTACCGATAAATGGGGAAGAGTTCCTGTTATGGCAATCGGATCTTCGGTTTGTGTGGTATGCGGATTTCTTTATCCGATTTTGAGTTCTGTTTCCGGATTTTTATTATTGCGTTTGGTTCATGGTTTTTCAACAGGATTTAAACCAACATCGACATCAGCTTATGTAGCAGATATTATTCCGCAACATAGATGGGGTGAAGCTTTAGGAATGCACGGATTGTGTTTTAGTATTGGTGGAGCGCTCGGACCTGCATTAGGAAGTTTGATTGTGAATTTGTACGGAATTAATGTCATGTTTTACTGCTCATCTTTTTTGGCGTTTTTCTCTATTATTATCGTAATGAATATGAAAGAAACTCTTGCTACAAAAGAAAAGCTGAACCGCTCTATGTTTATTATTGGACGAAAAGATATCGTAGACAAAAATGTATTTCCTGCAGGAATTATTACTTTTCTTTCATACACGGCATTTGGACTTATCTTGACTTTAATTCCAGATTGGAGCGAGCATGTTGGAGCAACCAATAAAGGTATATTCTTTACTGCCTTTACGGTGGCCTCAGTTTTAGTTCGTTTTGGAGCAGGAAAAGTTTCAGACCGACATGGGCGACCAAAAGTGATATTGGCAGGATTAATTATAACGGCTTTTGCACTTTTTGTAATAAGTGAAGGAAGAGATATTCAGATGTTATTGGTTGGAGCAACAATTTACGGAATTGGTACAGGGATTTTGTCTCCAGCAGTCAGCGCTTGGACTATCGATTTGAGTAATCCCGATCATAGAGGAAAAGCAGTTGCCACAATGTATATTTCGATGGAACTTGGAATTGGTTGTGGAGCGCTTTTAGGCGGAAGTTATTACAGCGATCAAATTATGCGTATTCCGCAGATTATGAAATTTGATATTCTGATTCTCGTTTTAGGAATTGTATATCTTTTGTATTGGGCAAAGATTGCTAGAAAAAAACACAAAAGTCTTAGTTAA
- a CDS encoding RNA polymerase sigma factor: MSVYSKYADHILLNLLKEDDQLAYTEIFERYSRLLVNHAYKMTGNHDEANDVVQEVFLFIWNKRKELGITGSLSSYLYKATKNRILNHIAHEKVVSRYADSFSNFIKNDHVFADSKLQEKELETIIENEIALLPEKMREVFLLRKVEELSYDEIALQLNITDKTAKQQVYNSLKILRGKLKSALNVFIW; encoded by the coding sequence ATGTCTGTTTATAGCAAATATGCTGATCATATCTTATTAAATCTCCTTAAGGAAGATGATCAATTAGCCTATACAGAAATTTTTGAAAGATACTCCAGACTTTTAGTAAACCATGCTTACAAAATGACTGGAAATCATGATGAAGCCAACGATGTTGTTCAGGAAGTATTCTTGTTTATCTGGAACAAACGTAAAGAGTTGGGAATTACAGGATCGCTATCTTCCTATTTATACAAAGCAACCAAAAACAGAATTCTAAATCATATCGCACACGAAAAAGTGGTTTCGCGTTATGCCGATTCTTTTTCAAATTTTATTAAAAATGATCATGTTTTTGCTGATTCTAAACTTCAAGAAAAAGAATTGGAAACTATCATTGAAAATGAAATTGCTTTGCTTCCTGAAAAAATGCGTGAAGTTTTTCTTTTAAGAAAAGTAGAAGAACTTTCGTATGACGAAATTGCACTTCAATTAAATATCACAGACAAAACAGCAAAACAACAAGTTTATAATTCGCTAAAAATTCTTCGCGGAAAACTAAAATCTGCGTTGAATGTTTTTATCTGGTAA